The DNA region AGCTTTTCAAACTTCAAATTCTCtatttcaagttgaagttgaaataacGGACCAGTTGTAAAACAAACACTTATTTGAATAAATTCAAATATTCCAAATTTTATCTGTGGACAAACGGCAATGTTAAAGAGGCCTTCCAGATTACTGCTGCAGTTTCATCATACCTTATTATTACTCCTAATTTTCTGCTGGAGAAATATGAGAGCATGTCGCCTCAAAGGCGAGTCTGAAGATTCTTGAGGACATTGATTACACCTAGCAAGCTACTTTGGGTGCACAATTTTGGATTGTATAGTGGAAATGCTTAAGAAGGAGCTGACCATAAGTTTCATTGATCTTGTTTTTGGTTTGCAATAATGAGTTCTATGGTGTATCTTCACCGTAAATTTCATATCGATTGCGACGTTGCGTTAGATTTTGAATAATAAGTGACaagattttgatgtcatctttTTGACGTTTTTTCTAGAGAGTTTGAGATCAACTTTGTTGGTTCCATCTTGAAATATGTTTTCTCTATAATCCTTTCTATAGCATTTTTCCTCAATACTCAATATTGACATTCAATATTCAATTCCCTTGAAGTCATCTTGATTGGGTTTTGAGCCCATTCCCAGTGATTGTCGGCTTAGATGTTTTTGTAGTAGGTAAGATAATGGcactgttaatttttttttttctttttgagattGAAAATAGGAAGGAGTGTATTTGACGAAGCAGTAATAGCGTTATGTGCTCACTGGTTTCTTATTTCGGAAAGAATGGTGTTTGTTGTGATTTTGCTCAAGTGTGCTAGATTTTTTAAATTTACCTTGTATAGCCTGGATGCTGATTTTAATTTGATGAACTAGCTACCCAAGCTTTTCTAATGGGTATTCTGAGTTTGATATGTTTGAAGTTACATGGGGAAAATGCAGTTCTTTTCTGGTCATCTCTTCTCACCTTAACCGGGATGCTTAAGTTTCTCAAAGCTACGCCTGTACGGTTGCATATAGTCTTTAGCGAGAGTGGTTGCCCAAAGAACAAGCTAAACTTTTTGTCCACTGATGATATTCTGACGCTATCAATTTCTGTATCTGCAGTATGCTTTATGCAAAAGCATGAGATCAGGCAGGTCTATGTTCGGAGTACTGCTCGTGTTTATGAGATATATTATGCACCTACTCTGCAGAGTGATAATGAGTATCTATGTACCGTTCGCTGTAGCATAGCTGAAAGAGATGGTGAATTTCTCCAAGCTAGTGAGAGTGAAGTAGTTAACCCGCAATATTTGAAGGAGGATTATGTAGGAAAACCAACAGAAGGTAGAGTCACAGCTGAAGCGAAACTTTACCCCAGCGAAGATGATTGGGTCGAGGTTAAGGTCCCTGATTCTCCTTTCGCTGGAAACAAGGTAAGCTGCCTGCAAAAGCACACAATAGAGAATGAACAAAGAAGTATTGAGGTAGCACTATTATATCACTTATGCATACTTGCCTTGTTTAGTATAAAAAAACAATGAGAAAAGGTCTAAAGGGGTAAAGAGAACTTTTGGAAACTTAGTGGATTCTATTGGAGATTTCAAGTGTAATAGTATCAACTATATTGGATTTGTATGCATCTGACATAGATGCTTCTGTCCTATAGCATTTCTTAGAATGTTAATGGCCAAAATTTTACCCAGTCTGTGTTCTTTTGTCATCTGCTTTATGGGAGAAACAGCCAATTTGAATTACAAGACCGTAATATCATCTCTgactgtgggatttcactgggtatgttgttgttgttgttgaatatcATCTCTGACTGCAGATCTTACCTTGCAGGATTTATACGAGGCCACAGCACAAATTGATGATGCGGATCCCTGCATGTCACTGACAATTCGCTTTTTATCACTTCAGAATAAAGGTTCTATATTCATCGACGAAGTTTACATATTTGGTGACCCTATTAACTCTAATGAGGTGGAGACTCCAGCAGTCCCTATGGAAAACCAAGCTAGTTCTTTCATGGCCATGCTTGTTCCCACCCTTCTGCAACTATCTAAATCAGGCATCAGCCAGAAGCAGCAGGACAAAGATGTTTTTGATAGTCAAAGAAAGGAAAATGAAGTGGGAATTGCAGTGAGGACATCTGATTTTGCTGATGCCAAGAAAGAAAATGAACAAGAAAAGAGGACGAGTGCTGATCATATAGTGCAGTTGGATGTCACTGACAAGCCTGTAGCCGAACCCACTCATTCGCAGCCTCCGACCCACCAGAACTTGAGCAGAGAGTACCACAATATCTCCACCACGAGTAATGATGCATCACAGGGTCGTATTGTAGGAGCCATTGAGCAACTTCTTGACCGAGTTAGCAGAATTGAAAATATTTGCTTGAGATTTGAAGAAAAGATGGTTAGTCCAATGAACAGCATGGAGATGAGACTTCAACGACTGGAGCAGCAAGTAGAAATTCTAGCTAAAAACTCCCAATATTCTAGAGTGGCGTCCGGCACAAGAATAACAGCTCCTTCATTTACCTGCAGTGAGTCCAATTCTAGCTCTTTGTATAATGATGGAAGTGAAAATCGGTCTTGTGGGGCATCAGAACTGGAGAAGAAGGATCTCCCTTACAATAAGTTGTCCGAGCCTCCTGATGATATGCCCGTTTCTTCAAATCCTTCACATGTTCTTCCAAATCTTGTGATTACTGCCCCTGAGTTTTCATGTGAGGAGGATGAAGAAGAAAATGATATTGTTGAATCAGCAAAGAATGATATTGTTGAATCAGCAAAGGTTTCTTCTCAAGAGATGCAAAAGCAAGCTTTATCTATTGATGATGCTTTAGCTGCAGCACTTTCTGGATTTCTGTCCACATCCCGTGTTCTTCCTCCAGATGATGGGACTACAGAAGTTATTGCTTCTGGACCTATTGGTGAGGGAGTAAATGAGAAGAATGAGTTCAGCCAATCAGCCCAAAGTACTTCAGCTATCGCTCTCGACTGTACTTTGGAGGGAAATGACAATGACAGACCTTCAAAGTACACTCAAATTCTTGCAGTTACAGCTCCTGACTTTAGCGAGGAGGAGTACGAATTTGAGAATGCAAATTTAATCATAGCTTCTTCTCCAACAGCTCCTGAACTTGCAAGTGAAGGAAATGGagataatgaaatagcttctccAAGCACTGAAAGTCAGGACCCCAAAGGCTTCGTTGATCTTAACAGAAGCAAGAGCAGGGATAGCGCAAGTTCAACTGTTGCGTCTGAGCCATATGCAGAGCAAGAGAATTTTCTCCATGAGAATGTGCACCTTAAAGAAACTTCTGGAGTAATTGGTTTGAAAGATCATCTTTATGCACAAGAAAGTATCTGCAGATCGCAGGATGATCTCACTGCTTGTCCTTCAGGTCAAGATGATAAGGTTGCAGAGACTAATGTAAGAGATTCGACCAATGAGCCACATATGAATTCTCATAATCTAGAAAATGCTGCTGAATCTGAAGAACATGATGCTTCCCGTGTGGACGTCATGGATAATGCTTGTGAATATTTAAAACCTTCTGATCTGGATTTTGACATTCCTATCTTAGATGTGAAGTTCACAGTCAATGAAGACGGTGATACCAAGTTCTCAATAGAAGATCTTTTAGGTGACGTGGAAAATGTTAATGTTGAAGTTCATTGTGTTGATGAGAGCGGTGATAATGCTGTCACTAGAGAGGGAACAACATTCACTATTATGGATGATGAACCACCGCCGGAGTTTTCTACAGGCGAAAGCAACCCTCTGGTGGATCTTGGAATTAATGCTGCAGATACATTCACTAATTCGGATGGACATGGTAATCCGAGTATATCCCGCCACCAGGAGGTGTTTATCGGTCTCATCTGAAACCTCATACTTCGTGATTATCGGTAAATTGAACTGGTTTGTTAGTTGTGACTGATTTTTCTCTTTTCAGTTATAGTATCCTAGTTGAATTTTCTTCTTTTGTTCCATTCAGTCTTATTAAGCTCATAAATCTCCACTATTCCTGACTATTGCCCTATATGTCGTTCACGTCGTAAGTTGTTTTCTACCCCATCGTTTCAAACAAAGTTTTAACATAACATTCCTGTACAAACCAGTATGCAATTGATTCAATAATGGAATTATGCATAGTCATTGGTTGGGCTGATGTATAAAGATTCTTGCCTCTTTTACCTTTCTCTTGTGATCTATTTCCTCCCCTGGAGCTGAAGTGATAACACCAAAATGCAATAACAAGAAATTGCAACGAGACCATTAAGAACAATATAGGATTAAGAGGATAGCACAAGAAATTAGATTGGAGAAATTAGAAATTAGATGAAAGAAATGATATctatacatatttgattattagAATTAATCCAAGGAAAAGAGATTGTACTCATACATGAAATCCATAAAGGAATGAATCGAAGGGAATTAAGGAGATTTAGGGGAATATTCTTAACACTCACGCAAGGACTACAATCCGTCAATTCATTCGAAAACTGTCGAAAGAAAAGGAACCCATACAACTTACTATTTTTAGTAGTTAAAACTAATTATAAATATGATCATAGTATTGATAACTTGGACTAATTACAAATTCGCAATTAGCCCTTTGGTCATCTTTGCCAAAATGAGGCCTTGAACACTCCTTTGAGCATTGCTTTGAGCCTTCAAATCTTCCTTCCACGTATTTTTAATGCATATAAACTCTTTATGCGTGAAAACGTCGGTTCCAAGCTCATGATCACTACATTGGGAGTTACCATGAAGCTCCTGAAGTGCACACTCCCTCTAGGTTAATTGTTGATAAAAAGGGAAGGCAATAAAGAATCATTGATATATTGAGATGTTGGATATGTATGTCATTCTATATACAAATTTGATCTATTAATAGCAACATCAACTCACGTTTAGTCGACATTTATCCGTTATCATGCCCAGTAGAAAAGTTGAAAAAAGAGTTGAAACTTGAAAAAGGTCTTTGAGTTCGTTCAATAGCATGAAGGACGAGTCATTATTGGTACTTTCGTACTTCTTGAAGTTAAATTATCCATTTATTCCATTTTTATAAATCTAAAATGTTACTACTAGTTTTTCATAGTGTATACAAGTAATTTTCGCTCTTTGTAC from Lycium barbarum isolate Lr01 chromosome 10, ASM1917538v2, whole genome shotgun sequence includes:
- the LOC132615913 gene encoding uncharacterized protein LOC132615913 isoform X1 translates to MGKISSEDIEYDQTKAEFSTNWTITRGSLEDSITFESTDSPIDDDSESTTQILAPLILHPPSPDSSPCQIKLCFMQKHEIRQVYVRSTARVYEIYYAPTLQSDNEYLCTVRCSIAERDGEFLQASESEVVNPQYLKEDYVGKPTEGRVTAEAKLYPSEDDWVEVKVPDSPFAGNKVSCLQKHTIENEQRSIEDLYEATAQIDDADPCMSLTIRFLSLQNKGSIFIDEVYIFGDPINSNEVETPAVPMENQASSFMAMLVPTLLQLSKSGISQKQQDKDVFDSQRKENEVGIAVRTSDFADAKKENEQEKRTSADHIVQLDVTDKPVAEPTHSQPPTHQNLSREYHNISTTSNDASQGRIVGAIEQLLDRVSRIENICLRFEEKMVSPMNSMEMRLQRLEQQVEILAKNSQYSRVASGTRITAPSFTCSESNSSSLYNDGSENRSCGASELEKKDLPYNKLSEPPDDMPVSSNPSHVLPNLVITAPEFSCEEDEEENDIVESAKNDIVESAKVSSQEMQKQALSIDDALAAALSGFLSTSRVLPPDDGTTEVIASGPIGEGVNEKNEFSQSAQSTSAIALDCTLEGNDNDRPSKYTQILAVTAPDFSEEEYEFENANLIIASSPTAPELASEGNGDNEIASPSTESQDPKGFVDLNRSKSRDSASSTVASEPYAEQENFLHENVHLKETSGVIGLKDHLYAQESICRSQDDLTACPSGQDDKVAETNVRDSTNEPHMNSHNLENAAESEEHDASRVDVMDNACEYLKPSDLDFDIPILDVKFTVNEDGDTKFSIEDLLGDVENVNVEVHCVDESGDNAVTREGTTFTIMDDEPPPEFSTGESNPLVDLGINAADTFTNSDGHGNPSISRHQEVFIGLI
- the LOC132615913 gene encoding uncharacterized protein LOC132615913 isoform X2, encoding MGKISSEDIEYDQTKAEFSTNWTITRGSLEDSITFESTDSPIDDDSESTTQILAPLILHPPSPDSSPCQIKLCFMQKHEIRQVYVRSTARVYEIYYAPTLQSDNEYLCTVRCSIAERDGEFLQASESEVVNPQYLKEDYVGKPTEGRVTAEAKLYPSEDDWVEVKVPDSPFAGNKDLYEATAQIDDADPCMSLTIRFLSLQNKGSIFIDEVYIFGDPINSNEVETPAVPMENQASSFMAMLVPTLLQLSKSGISQKQQDKDVFDSQRKENEVGIAVRTSDFADAKKENEQEKRTSADHIVQLDVTDKPVAEPTHSQPPTHQNLSREYHNISTTSNDASQGRIVGAIEQLLDRVSRIENICLRFEEKMVSPMNSMEMRLQRLEQQVEILAKNSQYSRVASGTRITAPSFTCSESNSSSLYNDGSENRSCGASELEKKDLPYNKLSEPPDDMPVSSNPSHVLPNLVITAPEFSCEEDEEENDIVESAKNDIVESAKVSSQEMQKQALSIDDALAAALSGFLSTSRVLPPDDGTTEVIASGPIGEGVNEKNEFSQSAQSTSAIALDCTLEGNDNDRPSKYTQILAVTAPDFSEEEYEFENANLIIASSPTAPELASEGNGDNEIASPSTESQDPKGFVDLNRSKSRDSASSTVASEPYAEQENFLHENVHLKETSGVIGLKDHLYAQESICRSQDDLTACPSGQDDKVAETNVRDSTNEPHMNSHNLENAAESEEHDASRVDVMDNACEYLKPSDLDFDIPILDVKFTVNEDGDTKFSIEDLLGDVENVNVEVHCVDESGDNAVTREGTTFTIMDDEPPPEFSTGESNPLVDLGINAADTFTNSDGHGNPSISRHQEVFIGLI